CGGGCCAGAGCGGCCAGATAGCCCTTGACCGCGTCGGCCGCTGACCCCGCGCCGCCCCCAGAGTTGCCACCCGCCAAGGTGATCACCAGCACGACGATGACCACCACGAGTACCGCCGCGCCGGCGCCCAGCGTGATCAGCAGCGGCTTGCGGTTGCGCCGCGGCGTGGGGCCGAAGGAGCCAGGTGGGCCGGGCGGGAAGCCCGGCGGCGGTCCCGGTACGCCCGGTTGCTGCGGCCACGATGGTGCACCGTGTTGTGGTGCTGACCACCGCTCGGGTGGCGGTGCGGCCGGCCACGGTGGCGGCCCCGACTGGGGGTTGGGCGGTGGTTGTGGCGAACCGCCGGGGCCGACCGGATTCGGGCCGCCGTATCCGCCGCCCCCAGACCACTCAGTCACTGCAACCTCTTTCAGTAATCCCGGCGACGCCGCGTTCGGTCGACGTAATTATCGGGCGTCGTGGCCGGCCTCGATCACACAATTTCGTCACGCGTGCACCTTGTCGGCGATGCCGTCGACAATGGCCTGACCCTGCTCGGTGATGTCGTTGCCACATACCCAGGCGTCGATGACGACGTTGCCTAACGCCCGCATCGCATGCTGGCACACATAGCCGTCCCCGGCTTCTTCGCTGTTGCGGACCACGATGTCGGGTCCGGTCTCGGCGGGAACTCCCACTGACCAGGTGTGGGGCTTATGGCCCTCGACCTGGAAACGCACGCGTTGACGCGCGCAGCGCTGCCACAGCACCATCGACCGATCCAGGAAGCGGTAGGCCTGCTGGGCGGTCGTGAACACGACGACACCCTGGTCGGTGTCGTGCTCGGGCTCGTCGCC
This genomic stretch from Mycobacterium paraterrae harbors:
- a CDS encoding sensor domain-containing protein, whose translation is MSLPTARLIGAMALAAVNVSGCAVAVSGHSVLPSGPAGPQVSASHPESLLLSDEQVSAIIGKPGGLTTYETYAKMAEERDATYTLGDRACAGALWNTLDVTYRGSGYVAVAGRKVSEPGDEPEHDTDQGVVVFTTAQQAYRFLDRSMVLWQRCARQRVRFQVEGHKPHTWSVGVPAETGPDIVVRNSEEAGDGYVCQHAMRALGNVVIDAWVCGNDITEQGQAIVDGIADKVHA